A stretch of Geomonas oryzisoli DNA encodes these proteins:
- the thiS gene encoding sulfur carrier protein ThiS: MNLTVNGKAATIAEETPVSITRLLEALQVEQREYVTVELNGDIMDRGDFEATTVKDGDTVEFLYFMGGGR, from the coding sequence ATGAATCTGACTGTGAACGGCAAAGCTGCCACCATCGCCGAGGAGACGCCCGTCTCCATCACCCGCCTGCTCGAAGCACTCCAGGTCGAGCAGCGCGAGTACGTCACCGTCGAACTGAACGGCGACATCATGGATCGCGGCGATTTCGAGGCGACCACGGTCAAAGACGGCGACACCGTCGAATTTCTCTATTTCATGGGCGGAGGTAGATAG
- a CDS encoding sulfurtransferase TusA family protein, with protein MQSIDLRGVSCPTNFVMAKLELEDIEAGTTVEFLLDDGEPVKNVPRSLKDEGHKLLGLQEREGYYVLTLEKGED; from the coding sequence ATGCAAAGCATCGATCTCAGGGGGGTTAGCTGCCCCACCAACTTCGTGATGGCCAAGCTGGAGCTGGAGGATATCGAGGCGGGGACCACCGTCGAGTTTCTCCTGGACGACGGCGAACCGGTCAAGAACGTGCCCAGGAGCCTGAAGGATGAGGGGCACAAGCTGCTCGGCCTGCAGGAGCGGGAGGGGTACTACGTGCTCACGCTGGAAAAGGGCGAGGATTAG
- a CDS encoding O-acetylhomoserine aminocarboxypropyltransferase/cysteine synthase family protein gives MCRIDAIASAHGGDVAAAEQELRFDTKLIHGGTVPGPSGATKPPIVQASAFAYQTAEELEDIFRGRAIGQVYTRIGNPTLEGLEKRLAVIENGIAAVITSSGMSAITTAVMAVVRSGDEILSSSSLFGGTYSLFHDTLANYGIKTRFFDPTDLDALAAGINESTRLIFVETIGNPKMDVPDIEAFSTIAKRHGIPLMVDATVSTPYLARMRDLGADIIIHSTSKYINGTANSIGGAIIDAGSFDWRSEKFPHFEQYQRKYRNFAFTARVRKLIHKDFGACAAPLNAFLSGEGLETLALRMERHCSNALELARFLQSHPKVAWVNYPGLPDSPFHEVAGRQFGGRFGGLLTFGLADKPAAFRLINALKLAKNLANIGDTKTLVIHPASTICADYTAEVKALMGVSEELVRVSVGIEDPSDIVEDFRSALEGV, from the coding sequence ATGTGCAGGATCGACGCGATTGCGTCGGCACACGGAGGGGATGTGGCAGCGGCGGAACAGGAATTAAGATTCGATACGAAACTCATCCACGGCGGGACGGTACCGGGACCTTCCGGGGCCACCAAGCCCCCCATCGTGCAGGCTTCCGCCTTCGCCTACCAGACCGCGGAGGAGCTGGAAGATATCTTCAGGGGGCGGGCGATCGGCCAGGTTTACACCAGGATCGGCAACCCGACCCTCGAGGGGTTGGAGAAACGCCTGGCGGTGATAGAGAACGGCATCGCGGCGGTGATCACCTCTTCGGGGATGTCCGCCATCACCACCGCCGTGATGGCCGTGGTCAGAAGCGGCGACGAGATTCTCTCCTCGTCCTCCCTCTTCGGCGGCACCTACTCGCTGTTCCACGACACGCTGGCCAATTACGGCATCAAGACCCGCTTTTTCGACCCCACCGATCTCGACGCGCTGGCAGCCGGAATCAACGAAAGCACGCGCCTCATCTTCGTCGAGACCATCGGCAACCCGAAGATGGATGTCCCCGATATCGAAGCCTTTTCCACCATCGCCAAGCGGCACGGCATCCCGCTCATGGTCGATGCGACGGTCTCCACGCCCTACCTGGCCCGGATGCGCGATCTGGGCGCGGACATCATCATCCACTCGACCAGTAAATATATCAACGGCACGGCCAACTCCATCGGCGGCGCCATCATCGACGCAGGGAGCTTCGACTGGCGCAGCGAGAAGTTCCCCCATTTCGAGCAGTACCAGCGCAAGTACCGCAACTTCGCCTTCACGGCACGGGTGCGCAAACTGATCCACAAGGATTTCGGCGCCTGCGCAGCGCCGCTCAACGCCTTCCTGTCCGGCGAAGGTCTCGAGACGCTCGCCCTCAGGATGGAGCGTCACTGCTCCAACGCTCTCGAACTGGCGCGCTTTCTCCAGTCGCACCCGAAAGTGGCCTGGGTCAACTACCCGGGGCTGCCGGACTCACCGTTCCATGAGGTGGCGGGACGGCAATTCGGCGGCCGGTTCGGCGGTCTATTAACCTTCGGGCTCGCCGACAAGCCTGCAGCCTTCCGACTGATCAACGCCCTCAAGCTCGCCAAGAACCTGGCCAATATCGGGGACACCAAGACCCTGGTCATCCACCCGGCGAGCACCATCTGCGCTGACTACACAGCGGAGGTGAAGGCACTCATGGGGGTGAGCGAGGAACTGGTCCGGGTCTCGGTCGGAATCGAGGATCCCTCCGATATCGTCGAGGATTTCCGCTCCGCCCTGGAAGGGGTTTAA
- a CDS encoding HesA/MoeB/ThiF family protein: MKLTEEQINRYSRHILLKEVGGKGQLKLLNGRVLVIGAGGLGSPIALYLAAAGVGTIGIADADQVDLSNLQRQIIHSTPDVGKAKVLSAKEKMLAINPELNVVTYETWVSAENIMSMVADYDFVIDGTDNFAAKFLINDACVLAGKPYSHGGILQFDGQTFTVAPGESPCYRCIFPEPPPKDVIPTCSRAGVIGVLPGVIGTLQATEAIKFLLGAGDLLHGRLLTYSALRMRFREVPIRKNPKCPICGDHPTITELKDELDAMTVCDLGH; this comes from the coding sequence GTGAAGCTCACCGAAGAGCAGATTAACCGCTATTCGCGGCATATCCTTCTCAAAGAGGTCGGGGGCAAGGGGCAGCTGAAGCTGTTGAACGGCCGGGTGCTGGTGATCGGCGCCGGCGGACTCGGCTCCCCCATTGCGCTTTATCTTGCCGCAGCCGGGGTCGGAACCATCGGCATCGCGGACGCCGACCAGGTCGATCTCTCCAACCTGCAGCGCCAGATCATCCACAGCACCCCCGACGTGGGCAAGGCCAAGGTGCTCTCCGCCAAGGAGAAGATGCTCGCCATCAACCCGGAACTCAACGTGGTCACCTACGAAACCTGGGTCAGCGCGGAGAACATCATGTCCATGGTCGCCGACTACGACTTCGTGATCGACGGCACCGACAATTTCGCGGCGAAGTTCCTGATCAACGACGCCTGCGTCCTGGCCGGCAAGCCCTACTCCCATGGCGGCATCCTGCAGTTCGACGGCCAGACCTTCACCGTGGCGCCGGGCGAGTCCCCCTGCTACCGTTGCATCTTCCCCGAACCGCCCCCGAAGGACGTGATCCCGACCTGCTCCCGGGCCGGCGTGATCGGCGTGCTCCCCGGCGTCATCGGCACGCTGCAGGCCACCGAGGCGATCAAGTTCCTGCTGGGCGCCGGCGACCTTTTGCACGGGCGGCTGCTCACCTACAGCGCGCTGCGCATGCGCTTCCGGGAAGTCCCCATCAGGAAAAACCCGAAATGCCCGATCTGCGGCGACCACCCGACCATCACCGAGCTGAAGGACGAGTTGGACGCCATGACCGTCTGCGACCTGGGTCACTGA
- a CDS encoding methyl-accepting chemotaxis protein, with the protein MLQQIVFLALVCVIGLTFVSISAYSIINRVKVNGPIYNELVQGKDLVADILPPPEYIIESYLVVLQAARESDQGKIRALQDSFKKLKGEYDERHVYWGKELKDGDEKQLMVEASYRPAIHFYQVAQSDFFPALLAGDQAKVTQSLATLSGLYEQHRSSIDKLVTVTNAKGAALEKSAGAELSRSTVLLIALCLAVILGCLVLSAFIIKNIHSTFVACTTVMDRIATGDLSVEVSVQGGGSVRSMMISLKTMVERFSDVMRQLHATSATLVDAADQLSVASEQIAGNAGNAANESVTMATASEEMAATSHEISRNCQHAAENSRCTSTIAETGVAVVAGTITVMERIAQRVRGLSGTVEQLGQRSDQIGQIIGTIEDIADQTNLLALNAAIEAARAGEQGRGFAVVADEVRALAERTTKATREIGDMIKTIQQETKGVVVAMEEGVHEVESGTGEATKSSTALGEILDQVNAVAGEIVQIAQAAEEQTATTGMISGNIRQITDLVQSTAAGAHQCAGQAAQLTDCVKDLERIMSQFKLAG; encoded by the coding sequence GTGCTGCAACAGATAGTCTTTCTTGCCCTTGTCTGCGTCATAGGACTTACCTTCGTTTCCATCAGCGCATATTCGATCATCAACCGGGTGAAGGTGAACGGTCCGATCTACAACGAGCTCGTGCAGGGCAAGGACCTGGTTGCGGACATCCTGCCTCCGCCGGAGTACATCATCGAGTCGTACCTGGTGGTGCTCCAGGCCGCGCGGGAGAGCGATCAGGGCAAGATCAGGGCGCTGCAGGACTCGTTCAAGAAGCTCAAAGGGGAATATGACGAGCGCCATGTCTACTGGGGCAAGGAGCTCAAGGACGGCGATGAGAAACAGCTTATGGTGGAAGCTTCCTACCGGCCCGCCATTCATTTCTACCAGGTCGCGCAGTCCGATTTCTTTCCGGCGCTTCTGGCAGGAGACCAGGCGAAGGTTACCCAATCGCTTGCGACGCTGTCCGGACTCTATGAACAGCACCGCAGCAGCATCGACAAGCTGGTCACCGTGACCAACGCCAAGGGGGCTGCGCTGGAAAAGAGTGCCGGAGCAGAGCTGAGCCGCTCTACGGTGCTGCTCATCGCACTGTGCCTCGCCGTTATCCTCGGATGCCTTGTCCTGAGCGCCTTCATCATCAAAAACATCCACAGCACCTTCGTCGCCTGCACCACGGTCATGGACCGGATCGCAACGGGCGACCTATCGGTCGAGGTTTCCGTCCAGGGGGGCGGCAGTGTCAGGAGCATGATGATCAGCCTCAAAACCATGGTGGAGCGGTTCAGCGACGTCATGCGACAGCTGCACGCCACTTCCGCCACCCTCGTCGATGCAGCGGACCAACTTTCGGTCGCTTCCGAGCAGATTGCCGGTAACGCCGGTAACGCCGCCAACGAATCGGTCACCATGGCCACAGCGAGCGAGGAGATGGCGGCCACCTCCCATGAGATCTCCCGAAATTGCCAGCATGCCGCCGAGAATTCACGTTGCACCAGCACTATCGCCGAAACCGGCGTGGCCGTGGTCGCCGGCACCATCACCGTCATGGAGCGGATCGCGCAGCGGGTGAGGGGGCTTTCCGGAACCGTGGAGCAGTTGGGGCAGCGCAGCGACCAGATCGGCCAGATAATCGGCACCATCGAGGATATCGCCGACCAGACCAACCTGTTGGCTCTCAACGCTGCCATAGAGGCCGCCCGCGCCGGCGAACAGGGGCGCGGCTTCGCCGTGGTTGCCGACGAAGTGCGGGCGCTTGCCGAGCGGACCACCAAGGCGACCCGCGAGATCGGCGACATGATCAAGACCATTCAGCAGGAAACCAAGGGAGTCGTGGTTGCCATGGAGGAGGGGGTGCACGAAGTGGAATCGGGCACCGGCGAGGCGACCAAGTCGAGCACCGCGCTGGGCGAGATACTGGACCAGGTGAACGCCGTAGCCGGTGAGATCGTGCAGATCGCGCAAGCCGCCGAGGAGCAGACCGCGACCACCGGCATGATTAGCGGCAACATCAGGCAGATCACCGATCTGGTGCAAAGCACCGCCGCAGGGGCGCATCAATGCGCCGGGCAAGCCGCCCAGCTTACCGACTGCGTGAAAGACCTGGAGCGGATCATGAGCCAGTTCAAGCTCGCCGGCTAG
- the mnmA gene encoding tRNA 2-thiouridine(34) synthase MnmA produces MPDKKRVVVAMSGGVDSSVTAALLKEQGHEVLGVSLQLYERPEQTPSGGKTCCSLTDVMDAARVAKRLGIPFQVVDLRRRFQELVINDFISEYQAGRTPNPCARCNERIKFGLLLEMTASFDADLLATGHYARIEADETGIYRLRKGLDPRKDQTYFLFGMNQQQLARTIFPVGHLEKPEVRQLAARFNLPVAQKQESQEICFIPDNDYVRFLEESGVAPRGGDFVDRAGTTLGHHDGIHRYTVGQRRGLGIAWKEPLYVIGIDTATAQVVVGPKEDLHRTHLFADQLTWTDTPITGTFRGTCSIRYRQQPVPCRAELCPDGRLRVDFDAPQAGVTPGQAVVLYDGDCVVGGGWIL; encoded by the coding sequence ATGCCAGATAAAAAACGCGTAGTAGTGGCAATGAGCGGCGGCGTCGATTCATCGGTGACCGCCGCTCTTCTCAAGGAACAGGGACACGAGGTGCTGGGTGTCTCGCTGCAGCTCTACGAGCGCCCCGAGCAGACGCCGTCCGGCGGGAAAACCTGCTGCTCCCTCACCGACGTGATGGACGCCGCCCGCGTCGCCAAGCGCCTCGGCATCCCCTTTCAGGTGGTGGACCTGCGCCGGCGCTTCCAGGAGCTCGTGATCAACGATTTCATCTCCGAGTACCAGGCGGGACGTACGCCGAACCCCTGCGCCCGCTGCAACGAGAGAATCAAGTTCGGCCTGCTGCTGGAGATGACCGCGTCCTTCGACGCCGACCTCCTCGCCACCGGCCACTACGCCCGCATCGAGGCCGACGAGACCGGTATCTACCGGCTGCGCAAGGGGCTCGATCCCCGCAAGGACCAGACCTATTTCCTGTTCGGGATGAACCAGCAGCAGCTCGCCCGCACCATCTTCCCGGTGGGACACCTGGAGAAGCCGGAGGTGCGGCAGCTGGCCGCGCGCTTCAACCTGCCGGTGGCCCAGAAGCAGGAAAGCCAGGAGATCTGCTTCATTCCGGATAACGACTACGTTCGATTCCTCGAAGAGAGCGGCGTCGCCCCGCGCGGCGGCGATTTCGTGGACCGCGCCGGCACCACCCTGGGGCACCACGACGGCATCCACCGCTATACCGTCGGGCAACGCCGCGGACTGGGCATCGCCTGGAAAGAACCTCTCTACGTGATCGGGATCGACACCGCGACGGCGCAGGTGGTGGTCGGACCGAAAGAGGACCTGCACAGAACTCACCTCTTCGCCGATCAGCTGACCTGGACCGACACGCCCATCACCGGCACGTTCCGCGGCACCTGCAGCATCCGTTACCGCCAGCAGCCGGTACCCTGCCGCGCGGAACTTTGCCCGGACGGCAGGCTCCGCGTCGACTTCGACGCCCCGCAGGCAGGTGTCACCCCCGGTCAGGCCGTGGTGCTCTACGACGGCGATTGCGTGGTTGGTGGAGGCTGGATCCTTTGA
- a CDS encoding 4Fe-4S binding protein yields the protein MAEQKIDLKNLKAGGFIKERGKDLFTVRLRVPGGRLSVDRLSKIAEVAQKYGKGFVHLSVRQSIELININFNDFDAVVAELGEEQQKVASCGARVRVPTACGGCEYNPNGLVDTQKSALEVDQKLFGTATGHHKFKVCFAGCPFDCPKSAINDVGFQGAVWPKLDADGCISCGLCAKSCTEGALSMGADKKPVFDADKCIYCGDCIKVCPTGAWSAEKKGYTVRIGGKWGRRPLVGTLYATFVPEERVVDFIAVVLAWYQEKAEGAGRVRLGDIIIREGWQSLLERLRGDFPEYVVRETIAPQIIQTQLPLTGRQA from the coding sequence GTGGCTGAGCAGAAAATTGACCTGAAAAACCTGAAGGCCGGCGGCTTCATCAAGGAGCGCGGCAAGGACCTGTTCACGGTACGCCTGCGCGTGCCAGGCGGCCGCCTGTCGGTGGACCGCCTGTCCAAAATCGCGGAGGTGGCACAGAAGTACGGTAAGGGCTTCGTGCACCTGTCGGTGCGCCAGTCCATCGAGCTGATCAACATCAACTTCAACGATTTCGACGCGGTGGTCGCCGAGTTGGGTGAGGAGCAGCAGAAGGTCGCCTCCTGCGGCGCCCGCGTGCGCGTCCCTACCGCCTGCGGCGGCTGCGAGTACAACCCCAACGGCCTGGTTGATACGCAGAAGTCCGCGCTGGAGGTCGACCAGAAGCTGTTCGGGACCGCAACCGGCCACCACAAGTTCAAGGTCTGCTTCGCCGGCTGTCCCTTCGACTGCCCCAAGTCCGCCATCAACGACGTCGGCTTCCAGGGCGCGGTCTGGCCCAAACTCGATGCCGACGGCTGCATCAGCTGCGGGCTGTGCGCCAAGTCCTGCACCGAGGGAGCCCTCTCCATGGGCGCCGACAAAAAACCGGTCTTCGACGCCGACAAGTGCATCTACTGCGGCGACTGCATCAAGGTCTGCCCGACTGGCGCCTGGAGCGCAGAGAAGAAGGGGTACACGGTACGTATAGGCGGCAAGTGGGGACGCAGGCCCCTGGTCGGGACCCTCTACGCCACCTTCGTCCCGGAGGAGCGCGTGGTGGACTTCATCGCTGTGGTCCTGGCTTGGTACCAGGAGAAGGCGGAGGGAGCCGGGCGGGTGCGCCTGGGGGATATCATCATCCGTGAGGGGTGGCAGTCACTGCTGGAGCGCCTGCGTGGCGACTTCCCGGAATACGTAGTGCGGGAAACCATCGCGCCGCAAATCATTCAAACCCAGCTGCCGCTTACCGGCCGGCAGGCTTAA
- the cysK gene encoding cysteine synthase A, giving the protein MSRIYQDNSQSIGNTPLVRLNHVTKGAKATVLAKVEGRNPAYSVKCRIGANMIWDAEERGVLKPGVEIVEPTSGNTGIALAYVAAARGYKLTLTMPETMSIERRRVLAALGANLILTPGSAGMKGAVAKAEEIAASDPARYFLPQQFKNPANPAIHEKTTGPEIWADTDGAVDVIVSGVGTGGTISGISRYLKHTKGKPVIAVAVEPKESPVITQKLAGQELKPGPHKIQGIGAGFIPETLDLSVIDRVEQVDSNEALEFARRLTKEEGLLVGISSGAAVAAAVRLANLEEFAGKTIVVILPDLAERYLSTALFEEA; this is encoded by the coding sequence ATGTCCCGTATCTACCAAGATAACTCCCAGTCCATTGGCAACACTCCGTTGGTGCGACTGAACCATGTGACCAAGGGGGCCAAGGCCACCGTCCTTGCCAAAGTCGAAGGGCGCAATCCTGCCTACTCGGTCAAGTGCCGTATCGGCGCCAACATGATCTGGGACGCCGAGGAACGTGGCGTGTTGAAACCCGGGGTAGAGATCGTCGAGCCCACCAGCGGCAACACCGGCATCGCGCTCGCTTACGTGGCCGCCGCACGCGGCTACAAGCTGACCCTTACCATGCCGGAAACGATGAGCATCGAGCGTCGCAGGGTGTTGGCCGCCCTGGGGGCCAACCTGATCCTCACCCCCGGTTCTGCCGGTATGAAAGGTGCCGTCGCCAAGGCGGAGGAGATCGCCGCTTCCGATCCTGCCCGTTACTTCCTGCCGCAGCAGTTCAAGAATCCCGCTAACCCCGCGATTCACGAGAAGACCACCGGGCCCGAAATCTGGGCGGACACCGACGGTGCCGTCGATGTCATCGTATCCGGCGTGGGAACCGGCGGTACCATCTCCGGCATCTCCAGGTATCTCAAGCACACCAAAGGGAAACCGGTGATCGCTGTGGCCGTCGAGCCCAAAGAGAGCCCGGTGATCACCCAGAAGCTGGCCGGTCAGGAGCTCAAGCCCGGCCCGCACAAGATCCAGGGTATCGGTGCCGGATTCATTCCGGAAACCCTCGACCTTTCCGTCATCGACCGTGTTGAGCAGGTTGACAGCAACGAGGCCCTCGAATTCGCACGGCGTCTGACCAAGGAAGAAGGTCTCCTGGTGGGGATCTCCAGTGGTGCCGCCGTAGCCGCCGCCGTCCGTCTGGCCAACCTGGAAGAATTTGCCGGCAAGACCATCGTCGTCATCCTTCCGGACCTCGCCGAGCGCTATCTTTCGACCGCGCTTTTCGAAGAAGCGTAA
- the modB gene encoding molybdate ABC transporter permease subunit, protein MPVLSSPDIDAIVLSLKVALTATLLSLPFGFLYAYLMTFFRFRAKVLLEVLVNLPLTLPPVVMGYLLLVALGKNGWLAPLLTPLGVRLIFTWKAAVLASALVGFPLLVRSIRLAMESIDGRLIQTSRTLGAGSLDSLVTVILPLSRTGIVAGSSLMFARSMGEFGATIIVAGNIPGVTRTIPLAIYDYAGSPGGEQAAFVLCAVAIALSVLVLMVHESLTRKMAGRH, encoded by the coding sequence ATGCCGGTTCTGAGCAGTCCCGATATCGATGCCATCGTCCTCTCCCTCAAGGTCGCCCTCACCGCGACCTTGCTCAGCCTCCCTTTCGGTTTCCTCTACGCCTACCTGATGACCTTCTTCAGGTTCCGGGCGAAAGTGCTCCTCGAAGTCCTGGTGAACCTCCCGCTCACGCTCCCCCCCGTGGTCATGGGGTACCTGCTTCTGGTTGCCCTCGGCAAAAACGGCTGGCTCGCGCCTCTGTTGACGCCCCTCGGCGTACGCCTCATCTTCACCTGGAAGGCTGCCGTGCTCGCTTCCGCCCTGGTCGGTTTCCCCCTGTTGGTGCGCTCCATCCGTCTCGCCATGGAATCGATCGACGGGCGCCTGATCCAGACTTCGCGCACCCTGGGGGCGGGATCCCTCGATTCGCTGGTGACCGTCATCCTGCCCCTGTCCCGCACCGGCATCGTTGCCGGTTCGTCGCTCATGTTCGCCCGCAGCATGGGCGAGTTCGGGGCGACCATCATCGTCGCAGGCAACATCCCTGGCGTCACCCGCACCATCCCGCTCGCCATTTACGATTACGCGGGCTCCCCCGGCGGAGAGCAGGCGGCGTTCGTCCTCTGCGCCGTCGCCATCGCCCTCTCGGTGCTGGTTCTGATGGTGCACGAGAGCCTGACCAGGAAAATGGCGGGGAGGCACTGA
- the modC gene encoding molybdenum ABC transporter ATP-binding protein, translating into MELTMAVSKSFAGAFELKTDFTVSGEQVGVFGVSGSGKSTLVGLIAGLIEPDEGEILLDGERLFSSERGINLPPQQRRVAIVLQDSCLFPHLSVESNLLYGYRRCPPRHRQIDVATLVSVLKLDGLLQRGVNRLSGGEKQRVALGRAILANPRLLLMDESLSALDDGLKLQIIHYLKRASEKFRIPYLFISHSLLEIRLLTDQVLAMAGGRVLGQATPEQLARERMGQSQVGYINLLQVEKLRKMGGLYVYRWGMEELFVSAGDDEPMAVFELSSRDIILFTRHPEAVSARNLLKCTVMDTFPSGNKVGVELRCGHETLIAEVVVQAADDLAIQARNEVYAVIKASSFRRLS; encoded by the coding sequence ATGGAACTGACCATGGCCGTTTCCAAGAGCTTTGCCGGTGCCTTCGAACTGAAGACCGATTTCACTGTGTCGGGAGAGCAGGTAGGGGTCTTCGGGGTCTCCGGGAGCGGCAAATCCACGCTGGTCGGCCTCATCGCCGGGCTGATCGAGCCCGACGAAGGTGAGATCCTGCTCGACGGCGAGCGCCTCTTCAGCAGCGAGCGCGGCATCAACCTCCCGCCGCAGCAGCGCAGGGTGGCCATCGTGCTGCAGGACAGCTGCCTGTTCCCGCATCTCAGCGTCGAATCGAACCTGCTCTACGGCTACCGGCGCTGTCCTCCCCGGCACCGGCAGATCGATGTAGCGACCCTGGTTTCGGTCCTCAAGCTGGACGGCCTGCTCCAGCGCGGGGTGAACCGGCTGTCGGGTGGGGAGAAACAGAGGGTCGCCCTTGGGCGGGCCATCCTGGCCAACCCGCGCCTCTTGCTCATGGACGAGTCCCTGTCCGCGCTCGACGACGGTCTCAAGCTGCAGATCATCCACTACTTGAAACGCGCCAGTGAAAAGTTTCGGATTCCCTACCTTTTTATCTCACATTCGCTGTTGGAAATTCGGCTTCTGACCGACCAGGTGCTGGCCATGGCGGGGGGGAGGGTGCTCGGGCAGGCCACGCCGGAACAACTGGCCCGCGAGCGGATGGGGCAGAGCCAGGTGGGCTACATCAACCTCCTGCAGGTGGAAAAGCTGCGCAAGATGGGAGGGCTGTACGTGTACCGCTGGGGGATGGAGGAACTTTTCGTCTCGGCAGGGGATGACGAACCGATGGCGGTGTTCGAGCTCTCGTCGAGGGACATCATCCTGTTCACCAGGCACCCCGAGGCGGTCAGTGCCCGCAACCTTCTGAAATGCACGGTGATGGATACCTTCCCGTCGGGGAACAAGGTGGGGGTGGAGCTGCGCTGCGGGCACGAGACGCTGATCGCCGAGGTGGTGGTGCAGGCGGCCGACGACCTGGCCATACAGGCCAGAAACGAAGTCTACGCCGTCATCAAAGCCTCGTCCTTCCGTCGCCTGAGTTGA
- a CDS encoding M67 family metallopeptidase produces the protein MLEIPREIVDAVIAQAQDGFPLEVCGIMGGTGNRVASRYPMTNTDASNEHFMMDPKEQFAVVKAMRAAGEEMLVIYHSHPESPARPSQEDIRLALTPNVYHLIVSLENREVPVAKAFRISAGVVEAVEIETI, from the coding sequence ATGCTGGAGATCCCGAGGGAGATAGTTGACGCGGTGATCGCGCAGGCCCAGGACGGTTTTCCGCTGGAGGTGTGCGGCATCATGGGCGGGACGGGAAACCGCGTGGCGAGCCGTTACCCCATGACCAACACGGACGCGAGCAACGAACACTTCATGATGGATCCGAAGGAGCAGTTCGCGGTCGTGAAGGCGATGCGCGCCGCCGGGGAGGAGATGCTGGTCATCTACCACTCCCACCCGGAATCCCCCGCCCGTCCCTCGCAGGAGGACATCCGCCTCGCCCTGACCCCCAACGTGTACCACCTGATCGTGTCGCTGGAAAACCGGGAGGTGCCGGTGGCCAAGGCGTTCCGGATCAGCGCGGGCGTGGTCGAAGCTGTGGAAATCGAAACCATTTAA